In Aegilops tauschii subsp. strangulata cultivar AL8/78 chromosome 3, Aet v6.0, whole genome shotgun sequence, one genomic interval encodes:
- the LOC141043055 gene encoding uncharacterized protein, whose amino-acid sequence MPSAGNSGGLITIWNGNLFNGREISKDYFQITVELTSKLDNTVYFITNVYGPNSMEGKTEFSNWLLNVNIQPMQLLLIVGDFNYIRGPENRNRGGGDHNDMMHFNNIIINLDLVEIPLKGRQFTWSNMQDTPLLEKLDWIFTSADWTSKFPNTLATPMAKLSSDHVPINIQIDNMIPKCHIFRFEEFWLDFEGFIDTISNYWNSCTFHADSAKNLVARFKSIRKGLKIWSKQFSQLNKTIENCCFYVKLLDGIEDQRDLFQHEKNFRKLFIRHTNKLLEAKRKYWRIRANIRWAQLGDENTKFFHAIATHVFRSNYITFLINSDKLIVNDHEQKAAILWNSFKSRIGTAGTSQMNFNIDHLSRSINQEELEQPFCMKEVDDIISSMPNDKSP is encoded by the coding sequence ATGCCCTCTGCTGGTAATTCAGGTGGACTGATTACCATCTGGAATGGTAATCTTTTCAATGGCAGAGAAATATCCAAAGATTATTTTCAGATTACTGTGGAGCTCACATCAAAACTGGATAATACTGTTTACTTCATAACTAATGTTTATGGGCCAAACTCTATGGAAGGCAAAACTGAATTTTCTAACTGGCTTCTCAATGTTAATATCCAACCTATGCAGTTGTTGCTCATTGTTGGAGATTTTAATTATATCAGAGGGCCTGAGAACAGGAATAGAGGAGGAGGTGACCACAATGATATGATGCACTTCAACAACATCATTATcaatcttgatctagttgagatCCCACTGAAAGGCAGGCAGTTCACCTGGAGTAATATGCAGGATACTCCTCTATTGGAAAAGCTTGATTGGATTTTCACAAGTGCTGATTGGACCAGCAAGTTCCCAAATACTCTTGCAACCCCCATGGCCAAACTCTCCTCTGATCATGTCCCCATAAATATTCAGATTGACAACATGATCCCCAAGTGCCACATATTCAGGTTTGAGGAATTTTGGTTGGACTTTGAAGGTTTTATTGACACTATCTCTAATTATTGGAATAGCTGCACTTTCCATGCTGACTCAGCAAAGAACTTGGTGGCTAGGTTTAAATCCATTAGAAAAGGACTGAAAATTTGGAGCAAGCAATTTTCACAGCTCAATAAAACCATTGAAAACTGCTGCTTCTATGTTAAGCTCCTTgatggtattgaagatcaaagagatcTCTTTCAACATGAGAAGAACTTCAGGAAGTTATTCATCAGGCACACTAATAAACTTCTTGAGGCCAAAAGGAAATATTGGAGAATCAGAGCCAATATTAGATGGGCTCAGCTGGGTGATGAAAACACCAAATTTTTCCATGCTATAGCCACACATGTTTTCAGAAGTAATTATATTACTTTCCTAATCAATTCTGATAAGCTGATTGTTAATGATCATGAGCAGAAAGCAGCTATTTTGTGGAACTCATTCAAAAGCAGGATTGGCACTGCTGGCACATCCCAGATGAACTTCAACATTGATCACCTTTCCAGATCAATTAATCAAGAGGAGTTGGAACAACCTTTCTGTATGAAAGAAGTGGATGATATCATTAGTTCTATGCCTAATGACAAATCCCCTTGA